The genomic window GGTCTCCAGGCTAGGAATACAATGCTTCTTtgttagagggggggggggggggtgcaccccCACCTTTCAGTGGATGATTAACTAGTTTCAGAGGATAAAACGGTTGGTGGACTTCAAGGTCAGCCAACAAAGCCTTCTTTACATACAATACGTCATAGGGTCGAAGAGGTGTCGCTGAAGGTTTTTatttctagagagagagaggcgtggcAATCAGAACCATAAAGAAATGCCTCTGCGTGACACCCGAGCTACCGAACCTTCAGTAGAAGAGAGAGAAGCATCCATGAAGGAACCGACAATGATAGACAGTGCTGGTAAGTGTTTATATGCCAATTTTAAGTAATTATATGAAGCATGGTTGTAATTAAAAAATGCTTTGAGATTTAGGCCTACTTATTGTGCAGAAATACCAATTCGAATCACTTATTAACTTTCAAAtacttttagttttttgtttttcttactgcagtaatcatttttattttaagtgTTTGAAGGTAAGAATATTATGAATAACAACCCAGGGATAACATGGTTCAAGCATTTAAGAAATGCAGTTCAAGTTCTGAATGGCGCATTATAAACACTCTTAAATAAGATAAGAAAAAGTAATAGATTTAATGCATGCATGTTGTTGGATTTGATCTTTTTTGCACTAACTTGTTTACGTAAAAATGTATcattttactttaaaaaaaatctggaAATGGTATGACTTGTATTCCTTTAAAGGATAAGAAAGGAAAGAATCAAGGGATGCGATTTAATGTTATGATAAATATCTATTATTTACTCAAAGCTAATTAGTATTTTGTTATGACGTCATATTTGATATAAACAGACCAGCAATCCACAATCGAGATTTGATATTGGGGGACTAAAAAGTATACTGAGGGAtcgacaacacataacaaaactTAAATTGAAGTGAAAGTAAAATTGAGCTGCTGACCTCTTGGAACTTGGATTGTTTATTCTATCGATGCAAAATTAAAACCTTTCTACAAACCTTCAGTTGATCATGGACTGTTCACAGAAAATATTGGGGACTAGAAAATATCTGGATTTGGGCACTGTTTAACTACAGTTCTACACTAGAGAAGCCTTTTAGTTCTCACAATGACACATTTCCACATAAACAGACATAACTTTGTGACAAAGTAATACGATTGTTTTGTGTTCCCGATCTTAACGTTACATTTTTTTGACCAAGCCTTCTTGTCACCCTAACAGGCCTACATATCCCTACATGTAAAGGATGCCTCGGACCGCTTCATTTCCAGAGCAGTGATGGCTCTAAGCTGTCGCTCAAGGCGGGCTGCCGGTACGCAGAGAGACAAAAGGATACCTTCCAGAACGCCCTGGCCTTCAGCAACCGACCAATCGCCATAGAGGAGAGAATCCACGTCCGCGTGGAGAGATGTGACCAGCACTGGCAAGGCGCCCTGCGGTTGGGCTTCACCGCCATATCTCCGTCGTTGTTTGCTTGGGACGACAAACTCAGCATAGCCAATCCGGACGGCCCTCGCACCGGCCTCGGTTACTGGGCGCGTCAGCTGCCTACCTGTCACACGTTGCCAGGGGCCGAGCTGTGCTTCTGGGTCAACTCCCGGGGCGTGTTAATGTACAGGGGACCAGACCATGTCAAAAAAGAGCTTTTCGTCGGCGTAGACTTGGGACGACCTCTCTGGGCCATGGTCGACCTGTACGGCCAGACCAGGGCGGTGCGTATGTTGGGTGAGTTGACTTTCATCACGGTGTTGTGGGAGGTCAAGAGCAGACCTTAACTTGCGCTACGGTAATGGGGTTGTTTCTACAGGTATAGCCGTGTCGCTTTCGGACGACAGTTCTATCCTCTGAGactttgggggggtgggggggggcgttggcGGAAGCGAGGAAACATAAGAAACGTTTTAGTTTCGAGCAGCCTAAACTGCTGCCCTATTACAGTAACAAAGGTGCACGTTTAACTCTATAACCTAAGCTAACTCGTCAATTTCATAATGATTATTTTTGTTCCTATTCCTCAGggtccaaaaagaaaaaaataggaTTTAGGACAAAGAAATCCTGCCCGGCAACCCCTCCCCCGGCTCCCACGGACGGAGACAGCTGCCTGTGTGTGGACCGAGGGCAGCCGTGTAAAAGGCCTCGCCAGTCGCCCTCAACGTACACACAGCCACCAAACAGCCCCGGTGAGTTCCTCTAAGTTCACTCTCTGAAACTCTCTAAAGTCCACTTCAATAATAGCTCCTACATGCACCTGCGGGTGAGGGCACTTGTCGGAACCTGtctcccctccttcctagaACCTCTCAGCACAGAACACATTTAGTCATATCTCAGTGTGTCGGAATTCGATCTGAATCAGAGGATTTTCTAACATTTTACATGATGGATCGTTTTTCAGGTCCATCCTGTTAAATTACACTCTCCGTCTGTATCACAAGGCAACTCAAAAAATTCCTGACACATCACATTTTAGTAAAATGTACAACAAGGTAGGCCTACAAGGTTCGATCCCCCATGTCAAAGGTATCCATGGGCAAAACTACCCTCTACTGGCCAGCCGCCATTGCTCATCTATATATAGAGCTTCTAAATAGGGTTAGTATCAGAACCTTCAATAATACTTGTATATGATAGCTCTTAAATGGCGCATTtacactgcagggtgcggaacggatcggatcgcaaaggtgcgggtcggatcgcgtttccaccgccaaaagtgggcgtgacccggactttgccgtacccgttccgaccccattctagggactcctccgttgcggtacccaaaacgagaccagacgcctgaaagggtaccctggaattctagctacaccccccctccgttgattggtcgacagaatcgtcacttccgggtgacgcggggataaaaacaaacaaacagtagcctcgaggtattattctttacaattaacatgtcgcgtaaaaagcttgcttgggcgaacaaggaggtggagacgttcgtctgcattcttgcggagaaagacgttgtttacgatgtttacgtagctgccgcggcgattgacatccggcctaccaccaagggtactgtcggcagtggaaacgcgacctcggaactgagctgggctatactgccccctccctaccgcccctttgcgatccgatccgttccgcaccctgcagtggaaacgcggcaaaaCTGTACCTACAGTACCtttagaatggggtcggaacgggtacggcaaagtccgggtcacgcccacttttggcggtggaaacgcgatccgacccgcacctttgcgatccgatccgttccgcaccctgcagtggaaatgcgccataatatgacttgtatatatatattttatagatatattataGATTCATGAGCAATTAcatttgtatatatgtataaatatatatatacacacatgtaaTTGCTCATAAATCTTATCTACAGCACCATTTACAATTATGATAAATATAACAGCTTTAAATCTCATCTACATCACCTTTTATAATACTAATATAAAGGTATAATAGCTATTTTCCTCTTTAATAACAGTTGACATATATTAGCTTCTAAATCTGACCTACAGTACCTTTAAAAGATGTTGGACTTGTTTCATGCAGCCAATGCATGATGAGGGCATGTTGGAGTTCATGACATTTTGACAGCATGAATCGTAAAGCTATGGAATGGCTAAGGGTAATAATAACAGTTTCAACGTTGGCTTTTTTCCAGACTC from Gadus macrocephalus chromosome 4, ASM3116895v1 includes these protein-coding regions:
- the LOC132455950 gene encoding E3 ubiquitin-protein ligase NEURL3-like; the protein is MPLRDTRATEPSVEEREASMKEPTMIDSAGLHIPTCKGCLGPLHFQSSDGSKLSLKAGCRYAERQKDTFQNALAFSNRPIAIEERIHVRVERCDQHWQGALRLGFTAISPSLFAWDDKLSIANPDGPRTGLGYWARQLPTCHTLPGAELCFWVNSRGVLMYRGPDHVKKELFVGVDLGRPLWAMVDLYGQTRAVRMLGSKKKKIGFRTKKSCPATPPPAPTDGDSCLCVDRGQPCKRPRQSPSTYTQPPNSPDSTSPEVCVVCLEDCAASVTLVCGHRCLCSSCANRIRAEFGTCPICRQSI